A genomic window from Pecten maximus chromosome 2, xPecMax1.1, whole genome shotgun sequence includes:
- the LOC117321601 gene encoding myosin-2 essential light chain-like, with the protein MSQMSEDQLSEIQETFNIFDQKGDGKISASQLGDVLRALGQNPTEHEVKKCGYSSNPDARVSFEVFIPILQTISKNRDQATLEDYIEGLKMFDKDQNGFISSAELRHILTSLGDRMTDDDCDQLFQGQEDAQGNVNYEEFIKMVMNC; encoded by the exons ATG TCGCAAATGTCTGAAGATCAGTTGTCTG AAATCCAAGAAACATTCAACATATTTGATCAGAAGGGAGATGGAAAGATATCAGCCTCTCAACTTGGGGATGTTTTGAGGGCACTGGGTCAGAATCCCACAGAGCATGAAGTGAAAAAATGTGGCTACAGTAGTAATCCAG ATGCCAGAGTTTCATTTGAGGTTTTCATCCCCATTCTTCAGACTATCAGTAAGAACAGAGACCAGGCCACACTTGAAGATTACATTGAGGGTCTGAAAATGTTTGATAAAGATCAGAATGGCTTTATCTCATCAGCAGAATTACGTCATATACTTACATCTCTTG GTGATAGAATGACAGATGACGACTGTGACCAACTGTTTCAAGGACAGGAGGATGCTCAGGGAAATGTCAACTATGAAG